The genomic segment CATTGTACAAAAAGTaaatggaggccaggtgcagtggctcaggcctataatcccagcactttgggaggccgaggtgggtggatcacccgaggtctggagttcgagaccagcctggtcaacatggtgaaaccccgtctctactaaaaatacaaaaaattagctgggcgtaatggcatgcgcctgtaatcccagctacttgggagactgaggcaggagaatcacttgaacccaggaggcagaggttgtgatgagccgagatcgcgccactgcactccagcctgggcaacaagaccaaaactccatctcaaaaaaaaaaaaaaaaaaagcagtaggcAGAAATAACTGGTCTACAGTCACATCAGCACACTAGGGCTGCAGCATCGTGAATCAGGCCCTAATTAGGGAgtcttgttttaagaaaaattggTGCTTCAAAGGAACCCTGGCAGTCTCCTAACCGGTTCTGCTATCTCCCTATTACTGATTCCCCTGGTATAAAGAGGGGAATGGCACTGGAATTTCATTAGTGACCCAGAAAAAGCCAGCTGGTAAACCCTAGTGCCCTGCTGTTAAgtcttatctatttttttcctagtgGGATGCTGATGAACAGGCATTTAACACAACGGTGAAGCAGCTGCTGTCACGCCTGCCAAAGCAAAGATACCTCAAATTAGTCTGTGATGAAATTTATAAcatcaaagtagaaaaaaagtaaGTTATCACTTGGGTGGGCATAGCAGGTTTCACATGGTTACAATTCAGGGAGGGGTCTGAGAGTGACATTATTTCGTTGTCTTGCTGAGGTTTGGCGCCTGGTAAGCTGTTGTTAGAACTGCAGCTGACAGCCAATAAATCTTGCTTGGACTGTGAATCACAGTCATGATCTCATCAATAACAAAACACAGGGGTCCTAGGAGTAGCTGTCCCAATTACAGTTTTGTTCACCCAGGTAATTCAGTTTCTAAGAAGTatgtttaaatgaaagaaaataaccatGACTACTTTGCTGTATGTCCTTATGTCAAAATACCAAATGTCAAAATACCAATCAATCATTCACATTATGACACATTTAAAAGGCAACAAGGAAGCCTATGAGGTGAATGGTTATCTCCTTATTAGGACTTTATACTACAGACCCCCATCAGTCACACCTTATATAAAACCTATATAGTTTTTTAGTGACTAGCCTTCCCTCttgtttttccttaaataaaGCTCCTACAGgttgttataaaaatttattagCTCTGTTCTTCACTCATTAAACTGAGTCTGTCCTTAtaaccttttcctttcttttgcaggGTGTCTGTGCTATTTCTGTATAGCTATAGAGATGATTACTACAGAATCTTATTTTAACCCTAAAGAACTGTCATTAACCTCATTCAAACAGAGGCTTATACTGGAATAACGGAATATTGTACATTCATCataatttaaaactaaattctaagaggctaggtgcagtggctcacacctgtaatcccagcactttgggaagccaaggcaggaagattgcttgaaaccaggagtttgagaccagcctgagcaacaaagcaagaccccatctctacaaaaactgaaaaaattagttgggcccggtggcacatgcctgtagtctcagctactccagaggatgagatggatcatctgagccttaggaggttgaggctgcagtgagctgtgattgcgccactgcactccaacctgggacaacagagcaagaccctgtcttttaaaaaaaaaaaaaatttctaagaagCTATCCTACAAAGTTGAGCTTTGTTAGTTTTTCATgtgtaatatattataaatttatcttttgGGATATAATAAATGCTTTCATATACCTGCTGCTTTTTAATTGTAAATCTATTAACACTAAAGGTTTTAGGGAGCTCTTAGAACGTTAAGATATAGCCTTTTCTTCCCTTGGCTGTAATGACAAAGCACACGAAAATATCCAAACTAAAGGGCATAAAGAAACCAAAAATCATTATTACTTTGGAACCTTTATTCTTGATGACTTTGTAATATGTTTATCCTAAGGTGGTTAAACAAACTCTCATTTGACTATGAGAACTCATTGGCACTTGAGGAACCATGATGATAAAATTATACAGCCAGGTAGGAAGCAGCTCATGAGATAACATGActttttataaaactgtcagGTTTCAATTCTAATAACCTAGAAGATATTATAGAGCTAAAGCCTATTCATTAATCACATCATTCTAGAATTAGCAGTTATTGCCAGAACTGTTAAAATGGGAtgggaaaagaataaagagacaGTGCTGATAAACAGACATGTTTAATGATAGCTTGCTCTTCACAGAGATGTCTACAGAGACTTAATCTATAATCCAGGAGAATATAACCATGCAACACAGACCAATTAGCCAAATGCAAAATAAACTAGATTCTTACCACAACTACCCTATAAACACTGCAACTGTTCTTTCCAAAAGGACCCTAATCTTATGTGAAAACACCTACTGTGGGGGAACCAGAAACCTAGCTATGTGGCCAAAAGCAAAAAATAGCAATTCAGTGGTTAATTGGTGAAAGCAGGAAATTTGTGCCCTTTACtgtgctgctgttgctgctgttgctgctggtgTTGCTGGTGTTGCTGGTGTTGCTGCTGCcgcaggtgctgctgctgctgctactgccgCTGCTGTTGCCGCTGCTGCTGCTTTGGTCTtcttagttttgttctttttgtctctcttcttCAGCCCATCCATGTTAGCTCTCAGTAGGTTTGAATAAGCCTGAAAGATACAACACAGCATACCTTAGTGGGAAGATGTGCAAATTAGCAGAACAGCAGCCCTATTTGCATAATGGATTTAGGGTAGCCAAAAATCAGGAAGCCTACCTGATAAAGAATATAGCACCACTGGACACTTGTACCGGAAAATGGTATAAGCATAAAACACTCTTTCACATTATAACAGCTTCTGCAACACCCACAGACAGTTGCACACATTTTTTACGtttttttcaaaggaaaactGCAGGTAACTTCTTGTTCAACTATACTATAGGTAGCATATATCTACAGCCTAAGACAAAATCTAactaaaaaaaactagaaaggaagAGCGTATTAGCACTGAAATTCACACCCTGGCAGCTTTTACCTGAAAAATACCAGTAAAACTTATCTCCAGAGAGCAGTGAACCCAAGTATCAATCTTACCCAGTGTTCACTATCATGCTGACTCTTGCCCTGAGAAGGAAGACATAAGGAACACCCAAAACTCACCATCTGAAACTTATTCACTTCCTTGGAGCTCacctgaaagagaaggaaaaaagaggtcACACCTATTATCCATATAAGCATCCTCTTCTTCACCCCAGACAGTATCTCAAAAGCCTCTGGAAGACAAcatccttatctttaaaatacttCTTCCCAACTTCAGGGGTTTGTAATACATGAATGGTTACTTTTCTACTCTGCTTTCCTCTGCCTAGAGAACAAGAAAAGGAGCTCTACATCTTTTTCCACATGAGAATTGCACCAAGAGGTGAAAGGCAGTaggctcctttaaaaaaaaaaaaaaaaaaaaaaagctttgtttcTCACCTCTTGAAATCCCTTAGAAAGGTGGCACTGAGTGTTCTCCCTGGGTTCTGAGAAAAGTCAGAGGACTTCTCAGtattaattttttatacattAATATAAGATATAAACTACTCCCTCCCCATCTTATTTTTAAACCTGCCTTCCATTAATTCAAGCATATTTAAGCACAATGCAAGCTACCACAAAATCAATTCTACCTCTGAAGAAGACTCCTTAGGTTTTCGTTATTTCATGATATCtaactttatttgtaaaaaccACATAAGCTTGTTTTACTGTAAAAGTCCTCTCAAGATAACTTGTCACGGGAGACTTATCAACTAAGTATAGTCTACATTTTCATGCAGTCAGTATCCTACACTAACGTGATTAGAGAGTAAGTCTGGTTCTGCCACAGCAGAATAAAGTAGTATTCACTCGACTCAAGCAGTCTCTTCCTTTGCATTATTCAACCTCCACTGAAAGGAAAGACTAGGGCTCTTGactaaaatgcatattttctcaAGTGTGAAACCTAACATTTAGCTGCACATTCGCCAATGTGAACCACAAAGATAAGGAAATAATAGCATCACCTGGCACCAAGAAACTGCTTATTGAAGGCCCAGCACAGTTAAGGGGCTAAGGAATCAAATATGTATGCCAACGGCTCCTTACAGTACTACGAATAAGGACGAATATGCTACTTTCATTCATTTCCGCAAAAATTTTAGCAGAACTAACGACTGTTTGACCTCTaccttcttcattttattttattcttgagtTTTCTACTACTGAAGTATAGGAAGGTCCTGGTCTCAGAAATAGCCACACACGGCAaaagggaaaagtaaataaaagcctGGTTCAGAAACGCCCCATCCTCTCTCCAGTGCGAGTCTTTACATTTCAAAAGATAGCTTAGGAACTCAGCTCACCACAGTGCTGATCTTCTTTTTCCCATCGGTAGCTCTTAACAGACACTTGTTGTCTGCGGGCTCAAAGCCCTCCACAGTACCTTTCTTTGGAATGGGTTTGGTTCGACCGTCATCTGAAGGAAAAAtgcatcctggtgaacacggccGCATACGTGGCTGAGCGGCAGACAAACAGTTAAAACAGAGGAGGGGGTAAGTGATGACCTAATCCAGCCCCGCTGCTCTAGTTCTGTTAAACACCTCGGCTGCTACCACGGTCTG from the Chlorocebus sabaeus isolate Y175 chromosome 26, mChlSab1.0.hap1, whole genome shotgun sequence genome contains:
- the SRP14 gene encoding signal recognition particle 14 kDa protein yields the protein MVLLESEQFLTELTRLFQKCRTSGSVYITLKKYDGRTKPIPKKGTVEGFEPADNKCLLRATDGKKKISTVVSSKEVNKFQMAYSNLLRANMDGLKKRDKKNKTKKTKAAAAATAAAVAAAAAPAAAATPATPATPAATAATAAQ